From a region of the Hymenobacter jejuensis genome:
- a CDS encoding glycosyltransferase family 4 protein, which yields MVNNKRRRRVTYIISNIDKALAFEWVAAQLDRSHIDLSFILLNHGSSVLEDVLYNLGVPTVRVEYNGKKDLLRALWQVRQQLSTWRTQVVHTHLFEASLIGLLAAKSLGISKRILTRHHSTMNYDYYPRGVYYDRLMNAMATDIIAITEVVREVLTDRESVPASKIHLIHHGFDLAAFKHPNPATVESLRIKYSTKEKYPVIGVIARQTALKGIQYIIPAFAQVLAIYPKAKLLLANAQGDYKTEITAFLHQYLPSSSYQEIAFELELSSLYKLFDIYVHTPINSQIEAFGQTYVEALAAGIPSVFTLSGVASEFIRHEENALVVPFENSAAIAQAIERFLADANMRERCRANGQASVAQQFSLDTYLKALEELYTA from the coding sequence ATGGTAAATAATAAGCGCCGGAGACGAGTAACCTATATTATTTCTAATATAGATAAGGCGCTGGCATTCGAGTGGGTTGCAGCTCAACTCGACAGAAGCCACATTGATCTTTCTTTTATTCTCCTGAACCACGGGTCTAGTGTACTGGAGGACGTACTGTATAACCTTGGCGTTCCCACCGTTAGGGTCGAGTACAATGGCAAGAAAGATTTGTTGCGTGCTTTATGGCAAGTGCGTCAGCAGCTCAGCACTTGGCGAACGCAAGTTGTGCATACACACTTATTTGAGGCTAGTCTAATAGGGCTGCTTGCTGCTAAGTCATTAGGAATTAGCAAACGTATTTTGACGCGTCATCATTCTACTATGAACTATGATTACTACCCACGCGGGGTATACTATGATCGCCTTATGAATGCTATGGCTACAGATATAATAGCCATTACCGAAGTTGTGCGTGAGGTCTTAACTGACCGTGAGTCCGTGCCTGCTTCTAAAATACATCTGATCCACCATGGGTTTGATCTGGCAGCCTTTAAGCATCCCAATCCAGCTACAGTTGAGTCTTTGCGCATCAAGTACTCGACCAAAGAGAAATATCCGGTGATCGGGGTGATTGCTCGGCAAACAGCTTTGAAGGGAATTCAATATATCATTCCTGCTTTCGCTCAGGTATTGGCTATTTATCCTAAGGCGAAATTATTGCTTGCCAATGCCCAAGGAGATTATAAAACGGAGATCACGGCTTTTTTGCACCAGTACCTGCCTTCTTCGTCTTATCAAGAAATTGCTTTCGAACTAGAATTAAGTTCTCTTTATAAACTATTTGATATATACGTACATACGCCAATCAACAGTCAGATCGAAGCTTTTGGCCAAACCTATGTAGAAGCATTGGCGGCTGGTATTCCATCCGTGTTTACGCTGTCTGGAGTTGCGTCAGAATTTATTCGGCACGAAGAAAACGCGTTGGTAGTTCCGTTTGAAAATTCCGCCGCCATTGCGCAAGCTATCGAGCGCTTTCTGGCAGATGCTAACATGCGGGAGCGTTGTCGGGCTAATGGTCAGGCAAGTGTGGCGCAGCAGTTCAGCCTTGATACCTACCTCAAGGCGTTAGAAGAATTATATACTGCCTAA
- a CDS encoding glycosyltransferase family 2 protein — MSTTPYFSVVIPTYNRASFIPATLDSVLAQQFADFEVLIVDDGSTDDTAAVVKRYTDPRLLYLPKANGERGAARNYGFAKARGEYVLFLDSDDRFLPQHLATLHQKIQETGKPNFIACKYNFDRNGVLADSDVSGLAEGNYGLDFFIQGNSLACNICVRRANTALKLFEEERRFAGVEDWMFLLENTQHDNVYIVDAVTLTMNDHDARSMHDDSRLLINRWMQLPAWFDKHLRLNASQRSHLLGHIRYLCAIHAYADGRRSESLRFAFQAASGLSKTKAAILLLRCLVGPGVIGQVKKLVR; from the coding sequence ATGTCAACAACTCCGTATTTCAGCGTCGTTATTCCAACTTACAACCGGGCCAGTTTCATTCCGGCTACTCTTGATTCGGTCCTTGCCCAGCAATTCGCTGATTTTGAGGTATTAATAGTTGACGATGGCAGCACCGACGACACGGCGGCTGTGGTAAAGCGCTACACCGATCCGCGGCTGTTGTACTTGCCCAAAGCCAACGGCGAGCGTGGCGCCGCCCGCAACTACGGCTTTGCCAAGGCGCGTGGAGAATACGTACTGTTTCTCGATTCAGACGACCGATTTTTACCGCAGCATTTGGCCACGCTGCATCAGAAAATTCAGGAAACCGGCAAGCCCAATTTCATAGCCTGTAAGTATAATTTCGACCGAAATGGCGTACTCGCAGATAGCGATGTAAGTGGCTTAGCAGAAGGAAATTACGGGCTTGATTTTTTCATTCAAGGCAACTCGTTGGCCTGCAACATTTGCGTACGGCGCGCAAACACCGCCCTTAAGCTGTTTGAGGAAGAACGTCGTTTTGCAGGGGTGGAAGATTGGATGTTCTTATTGGAAAACACGCAGCACGACAACGTGTACATCGTGGATGCCGTGACGCTGACCATGAACGACCATGATGCCCGCTCCATGCACGACGACAGCAGGTTGTTGATTAACAGATGGATGCAACTGCCTGCTTGGTTTGACAAGCACTTGCGCTTGAATGCAAGCCAACGCAGTCACTTGCTCGGACACATCCGTTACCTTTGTGCTATTCATGCCTATGCCGACGGCCGACGAAGCGAATCGTTGCGCTTTGCTTTTCAGGCGGCTTCAGGGCTGTCCAAAACAAAAGCAGCGATCTTGCTGCTTCGGTGCTTAGTGGGCCCTGGCGTAATCGGGCAAGTGAAAAAACTTGTCAGGTAG
- a CDS encoding glycosyltransferase family 2 protein gives MILSIIIPSFEQGSELNGALQSIAQQTFNDYEIIIVDGGSTDTTSAVVSTYPHLPIVFIRESDDGIYDAMNKGVKFSKGEFLYFMGCDDRLYNSDILNNVFNVPNATNSHVIYGNVIFAKSLIKYDGRFTALKLMNRNICHQAIFVRRVVFDKLGLFDVRYKTYADWEFNMRWFNAKWIKKKYVPLVIALFNEAGFSSNLQDVNFFRDQAMLEKRYFTFIERYLSAYPYRPLHNRVARVLSLIDKLRHY, from the coding sequence ATGATCTTAAGTATAATTATTCCATCATTTGAACAGGGTTCAGAGTTAAACGGGGCTTTACAATCTATCGCTCAACAAACTTTCAATGATTATGAAATAATTATTGTAGATGGAGGTTCAACTGATACGACTTCAGCTGTAGTTTCTACGTATCCGCATTTACCTATCGTTTTTATTCGGGAAAGTGATGATGGTATTTATGATGCCATGAATAAAGGCGTGAAGTTTAGCAAAGGTGAATTTCTGTATTTTATGGGGTGTGACGATAGGTTATATAATTCTGACATTTTAAACAATGTATTTAATGTGCCTAATGCCACTAATAGCCATGTTATTTACGGTAATGTTATTTTTGCAAAAAGCCTTATTAAATACGATGGGCGATTTACGGCATTAAAACTTATGAATAGGAATATATGCCATCAGGCGATTTTTGTAAGAAGGGTAGTATTCGATAAATTGGGATTATTTGACGTGCGATATAAAACGTATGCAGATTGGGAGTTTAATATGAGGTGGTTTAATGCTAAGTGGATTAAAAAGAAATATGTTCCACTTGTAATTGCTTTGTTTAACGAAGCTGGTTTTAGCTCTAATCTACAAGATGTGAATTTTTTTCGCGATCAGGCTATGCTTGAGAAGCGTTATTTCACCTTTATTGAAAGATACCTTAGTGCTTACCCTTATCGGCCTCTCCATAACAGAGTTGCTAGGGTGCTGTCTCTTATCGATAAGCTGAGACACTATTGA
- a CDS encoding glycosyltransferase family 8 protein, with amino-acid sequence MVRTDSSVHLAIAFDENYLEPFYALITSVFQNNPQNRIEVHAIATGVSDASKRGIEEYIQRHGSAIHFYQVDEEYISRFVLTSKWTPAVYYRLFFPLLVPASVERLLYIDTDTLVVGDLREFDKIELGSYPVAAAYDNWVKTNPDLGITEEGKYFNSGVLLMNVPEWKKQNVSEKAIDFLLKYPEKIKFVDQDALNAVLIGNWLRIDNRYNLIYSLIPETLPRKEFDAFLADKVILHFTLQRPWTMLCQNRFRYLYRRYLAQSPFKSTRRYTDFAVSKIPRLMRIRLRELYFDNPSAASLWQRLKGSVS; translated from the coding sequence ATGGTGCGCACCGATTCATCTGTTCATCTAGCCATCGCCTTCGATGAAAATTACCTCGAACCGTTTTACGCGCTGATCACTTCTGTTTTCCAGAATAATCCGCAGAATCGGATTGAAGTTCATGCTATTGCAACGGGAGTGTCGGATGCTTCGAAGCGAGGTATTGAGGAATATATCCAGCGACACGGGTCGGCAATACACTTTTATCAGGTTGATGAGGAGTATATCTCGCGCTTTGTATTAACCAGCAAATGGACGCCAGCAGTATATTATCGGCTGTTTTTTCCGTTGCTGGTTCCTGCATCTGTCGAACGCCTGCTCTATATTGATACGGATACGTTAGTGGTCGGTGACCTGCGCGAATTCGATAAGATTGAGCTGGGCAGCTATCCAGTCGCTGCAGCGTATGATAATTGGGTAAAGACTAATCCAGATTTAGGAATTACGGAAGAAGGAAAATATTTCAATTCGGGCGTATTGTTAATGAACGTGCCCGAGTGGAAAAAGCAAAATGTATCGGAGAAGGCCATTGATTTTCTGTTGAAGTACCCTGAAAAAATCAAGTTTGTCGACCAGGATGCGCTCAATGCAGTGTTGATCGGCAACTGGCTTCGCATCGACAACCGCTATAATCTCATTTATTCGCTCATTCCCGAAACGTTACCGCGTAAGGAATTTGACGCTTTTCTGGCCGATAAAGTCATCCTGCATTTTACCTTGCAACGCCCCTGGACGATGTTGTGTCAGAACCGGTTCCGGTATCTGTACCGCCGCTATTTGGCACAATCCCCTTTTAAATCCACCCGCCGCTACACCGATTTTGCAGTCAGTAAAATTCCGCGGTTGATGCGCATACGTCTACGCGAATTGTATTTTGACAACCCTAGCGCTGCTTCGCTTTGGCAACGGCTAAAAGGCAGCGTCTCTTAA
- a CDS encoding glycosyltransferase family 2 protein — MTVSVIIPTYNGAQKVLNALHALEKQTLAPNEVIVVVDGSTDNTVELLQNSSWSFAAFKVVAQTNQGRAAVRNRGAQEATGELLVFFDDDMRPEPTCLAEHVQHHSQMMDTIAMGMSLEEDARMNTDFQHYKAYLSRKWFSPLTESSDIRQMSADNLFLTAANLSLPKALFLRLGGFDSFLRDIEDFDLGMRATDAGVPIYLLSQAFAWHDDFVSCASYVRRLREYRKAHKILAERRPELYKKYGANPVLQPSGLKAQVFSLFSAPWWQKVIDKGLLRFLPKGPRYKLYDIVSTAQGVYFIDR, encoded by the coding sequence ATGACTGTTTCTGTAATCATTCCGACGTATAACGGAGCGCAAAAAGTTCTGAACGCTTTGCATGCATTGGAAAAACAAACTCTTGCTCCCAATGAAGTTATAGTGGTTGTTGATGGTTCTACGGATAATACTGTAGAGCTATTGCAGAATTCTTCGTGGTCATTTGCCGCTTTTAAAGTAGTTGCACAAACCAACCAAGGCCGTGCTGCCGTCCGTAACAGGGGCGCGCAGGAGGCTACCGGAGAACTGCTAGTGTTTTTTGACGACGACATGCGGCCAGAGCCAACTTGTTTGGCTGAGCACGTCCAGCACCATTCCCAGATGATGGATACCATCGCTATGGGCATGTCGTTGGAGGAGGACGCGCGAATGAACACGGACTTTCAGCATTATAAAGCTTACTTAAGTCGGAAATGGTTTAGTCCACTTACTGAGTCCTCGGATATAAGGCAGATGTCGGCCGATAATCTCTTTCTCACGGCCGCGAATCTGTCTCTGCCTAAAGCCCTGTTCTTGCGATTGGGCGGGTTCGATAGCTTTCTTCGTGATATCGAAGATTTTGACTTGGGAATGCGGGCAACGGATGCCGGCGTGCCTATATATCTATTAAGCCAAGCCTTTGCTTGGCACGATGATTTTGTTAGCTGTGCTTCTTATGTTAGACGGCTCCGCGAATATCGGAAAGCGCACAAGATTCTGGCCGAGCGACGTCCGGAGTTGTATAAAAAATATGGTGCTAATCCTGTTTTGCAGCCTTCTGGGTTAAAGGCGCAAGTTTTTTCTTTGTTTTCCGCTCCTTGGTGGCAAAAGGTTATTGATAAAGGGTTGTTGAGATTTTTACCCAAGGGGCCACGCTACAAGCTGTACGACATTGTAAGCACTGCTCAAGGTGTTTATTTCATCGATCGGTAA
- a CDS encoding glycosyltransferase, giving the protein MNDKNFVQGFSIVLCTYNGRSRLMPTLAHLAALALPNDAKAELILVDNASTDDTERFATSTWKDLGEPFPLRIMSEARPGKGYAVETGYDAARYSYIVTVDDDNWLQADYLVTAAELLKQHPDVGILQGHSVGVFEAGVPECVRQFESYFVVGGPIAQPGYFPANDYHVWGAGMVIRTADWVQLRRLGFAFLTSKVPGKAAGEDHETAIALLLLGRKIYYSDKLQYQHFMPAERINWPKLQQSFEVYGYVLYHLNLYSLVIDSYKKKKALTKVGVRKYFLQSLRKSFREYTLKQHTAYWIRPKAEYYQLRLLREYSYCKSFLKLSEHAMQDVNTLKKWMLPLLVHRSETFEWVEAI; this is encoded by the coding sequence ATGAATGACAAGAATTTTGTACAAGGCTTCTCAATCGTACTCTGCACCTACAACGGAAGAAGTCGTCTGATGCCAACTTTGGCGCATCTGGCAGCATTAGCATTACCGAATGATGCAAAGGCAGAGTTGATTTTGGTTGATAATGCCTCGACCGATGATACAGAGCGTTTTGCCACGAGCACTTGGAAGGATTTAGGTGAGCCATTTCCACTTCGAATAATGTCGGAGGCTAGGCCTGGCAAAGGCTACGCGGTTGAAACCGGCTACGATGCTGCCCGATACTCTTATATCGTTACCGTTGACGATGACAACTGGCTTCAAGCAGATTACTTAGTTACTGCTGCTGAGCTGCTTAAGCAGCACCCCGATGTGGGTATTTTGCAAGGGCATAGCGTCGGAGTGTTTGAGGCAGGTGTGCCCGAATGCGTGCGTCAGTTCGAGAGCTATTTTGTTGTTGGAGGACCCATTGCTCAGCCCGGCTACTTTCCGGCGAACGACTACCACGTGTGGGGGGCGGGCATGGTGATCCGCACCGCGGACTGGGTGCAACTGCGCCGGCTGGGCTTCGCCTTCCTGACCAGCAAAGTGCCCGGCAAAGCGGCGGGCGAAGACCACGAAACGGCCATTGCCCTGTTGCTGTTGGGGCGCAAGATCTACTACTCCGACAAGCTGCAGTATCAGCATTTTATGCCTGCCGAACGAATTAACTGGCCCAAGCTCCAGCAGAGTTTTGAGGTTTATGGATATGTACTCTATCACCTTAATCTTTATTCCTTGGTTATAGACTCGTACAAAAAGAAAAAGGCGCTCACCAAAGTAGGAGTTAGAAAGTATTTTTTGCAATCACTACGCAAATCATTTCGGGAATACACATTAAAACAGCATACAGCGTATTGGATAAGGCCTAAAGCCGAATATTATCAGCTTCGATTATTGAGGGAATATTCTTATTGTAAATCTTTTTTAAAATTGTCGGAGCATGCTATGCAGGACGTAAATACTTTAAAGAAATGGATGCTGCCACTTTTGGTTCATCGTTCTGAGACATTTGAATGGGTAGAGGCAATTTGA
- a CDS encoding ABC transporter ATP-binding protein, whose amino-acid sequence MNTSSKKESIIWESIENVSYYLSSGEKKRAVAMFLLLFISSLLDVFGLASLVPVIMAASRPGSIFHNKYSLWLYENLKFSSERNFFVFLVLVLLLFFIVKNLFTTFINYKQEKFTARIALNVIDSQFEKHNRLPFWHFNQFGSAKLIHMTFTVTQSFINGIVRQLFVFFSEAIIVAVIVIGILIYKPALFMILIIVLVPAMLLIYKLLNKRSAHIGNQLNEARPMSYARILDAFTGFIELRLANKQEEFKQKVLKYEKNIQELDAKNFLFTQLPVKVIEVMAVLAVVTIFLYSLFFSNDPGSLVTIIGLFAAAAYRLMPSINRMLNAMVTMRGNRYAFDELIRFRSNLTQILPVQRPLQFNQRIEFNNITFSFPGTTKPMLRNISFEVNKGDKIGLIGSSGSGKTTLMNLLLRFYIEQQGNILVDDQPLTEENLEAWYKLIGYVKQDTFLMEASIQDNITLGDEQVDTERLRYAIEQASLQSFISTLPEGLATTIGERGSRLSGGQRQRIGIARALYKKTQVLVMDEATSALDNKTEREVSEAISGLANTNITMFIIAHRITTLKDCDRIYELRNGELFAEFQYDELISKTEAS is encoded by the coding sequence ATGAATACTTCTTCGAAGAAAGAATCTATTATCTGGGAATCAATCGAAAATGTTTCCTATTATTTGTCTTCGGGTGAGAAGAAACGCGCTGTAGCTATGTTTCTTCTTCTATTCATCTCTTCCCTCCTCGACGTATTTGGGCTGGCATCCCTTGTTCCTGTAATTATGGCTGCTTCCCGTCCAGGAAGTATATTTCATAATAAATATTCGTTGTGGTTATATGAAAACTTAAAATTCTCTTCCGAAAGAAATTTTTTCGTCTTTTTAGTTCTTGTATTACTTTTATTTTTTATCGTAAAAAATTTGTTTACAACATTTATCAACTATAAACAAGAAAAATTTACAGCCAGAATTGCGCTAAATGTAATTGATAGCCAATTCGAGAAACATAATCGTTTGCCATTTTGGCATTTTAATCAATTTGGATCCGCAAAACTGATCCATATGACGTTTACTGTTACCCAATCTTTCATCAATGGCATAGTCAGGCAGCTATTTGTGTTTTTTTCTGAGGCAATTATAGTTGCGGTTATTGTAATAGGTATATTGATATATAAGCCAGCTTTATTTATGATTCTCATAATAGTGCTGGTGCCAGCTATGTTGTTGATTTATAAATTATTAAATAAGAGATCCGCGCATATTGGTAATCAGCTTAATGAGGCTCGTCCGATGTCATATGCTCGGATTCTGGATGCGTTCACAGGCTTTATTGAGTTGCGTCTGGCAAACAAGCAGGAAGAATTCAAGCAAAAAGTATTAAAATATGAAAAAAATATTCAGGAACTAGATGCAAAAAATTTCCTGTTTACGCAGCTGCCTGTTAAGGTGATAGAAGTAATGGCTGTATTAGCGGTTGTTACTATTTTTTTATATTCTTTGTTCTTCTCTAATGATCCCGGCAGCCTAGTGACTATTATAGGGCTCTTTGCCGCCGCGGCCTATAGATTAATGCCCTCTATCAATAGAATGCTTAATGCCATGGTGACTATGCGTGGCAATCGCTATGCATTTGACGAGTTGATTCGGTTTAGATCGAACCTTACTCAGATTTTACCGGTGCAACGTCCTCTGCAATTCAACCAGCGTATTGAATTTAACAATATAACATTCAGTTTTCCGGGCACCACCAAGCCAATGCTCCGAAACATTAGCTTTGAGGTAAATAAAGGCGACAAAATTGGGCTGATCGGCTCTTCTGGGTCGGGCAAAACAACTCTAATGAACTTGCTGTTGCGGTTTTATATAGAGCAGCAAGGAAATATTTTAGTAGATGATCAACCCTTGACGGAAGAAAATTTAGAGGCTTGGTATAAATTAATAGGTTACGTCAAGCAAGATACTTTTTTAATGGAGGCATCAATTCAGGATAACATTACGCTTGGTGACGAGCAAGTGGATACCGAACGCCTGCGCTATGCTATCGAACAGGCATCTTTGCAGAGCTTTATTAGCACGCTTCCTGAAGGACTGGCAACGACCATTGGCGAACGCGGCTCGCGTCTGTCGGGCGGACAACGTCAGCGTATTGGAATTGCCCGAGCTCTGTATAAGAAAACGCAGGTATTGGTCATGGACGAGGCTACCAGTGCCTTGGATAATAAAACCGAACGTGAGGTTTCCGAAGCAATAAGTGGGTTAGCCAATACCAATATAACTATGTTCATTATTGCGCACCGTATCACTACACTCAAAGATTGCGATCGAATTTATGAGTTGCGGAATGGTGAATTATTTGCGGAATTTCAATACGACGAGTTAATCAGTAAAACAGAAGCGTCATAG
- a CDS encoding glycosyltransferase, producing MSCVHASDGVSIIICCYNSALRLPTTLRYIANQQASTKVKWEVIVVNNNSSDETTEVAQREWEKYSAPVTLTIIDEPNPGLSFAREAGLKQAKYDTIIFCDDDNWLDADYVQNAYKVMASDAQIGIVGGLNTAVADSSLPPWFKDFTDDYACGPQADQDGEVHPSRLYVTGAGMVIRKSVLQLLEKARFRSQLLDRKGEELTSGGDTEICFMAAILGYKIFYSSKLCLQHYMEAKRLEWNYLIKLKKGHAKSYYKLLYYKKLYQKAVYNKSWLVDFWQRSKVLFGKEGLIILYYYYIGGEKAIGDVFAISKIFYFETWKSHLKMAGSYSEFMDYLNTIKLWMSKRDSQN from the coding sequence ATGAGCTGTGTACATGCATCCGATGGTGTATCAATAATTATCTGTTGTTATAACAGTGCCTTACGGCTTCCCACAACTTTGAGGTATATAGCAAATCAACAAGCTTCGACCAAGGTTAAATGGGAAGTAATCGTCGTAAATAATAATTCGAGCGACGAAACAACCGAAGTAGCCCAACGCGAGTGGGAAAAATATTCTGCACCGGTTACTCTCACTATTATTGACGAACCCAATCCAGGCTTGTCTTTCGCGCGGGAAGCTGGGCTCAAACAGGCCAAGTATGATACTATCATCTTTTGTGATGATGATAATTGGTTGGATGCAGACTATGTCCAAAATGCTTACAAGGTTATGGCCTCCGATGCGCAAATTGGAATAGTAGGCGGTCTGAATACGGCAGTCGCAGATAGTAGCTTGCCTCCTTGGTTTAAGGATTTCACAGATGATTATGCTTGTGGCCCACAAGCTGATCAAGACGGGGAGGTGCATCCGTCGCGGCTATATGTTACAGGAGCCGGAATGGTCATTAGGAAGAGCGTACTTCAACTTTTGGAGAAGGCCAGATTCCGTTCTCAGCTTCTGGATAGAAAAGGAGAGGAGTTAACTTCCGGTGGTGACACAGAAATATGCTTTATGGCAGCAATATTAGGTTATAAGATCTTTTATTCTTCTAAGCTTTGCTTGCAACATTATATGGAAGCCAAGAGATTAGAATGGAATTATCTGATAAAATTGAAAAAGGGTCATGCAAAGTCTTACTATAAGCTTCTTTATTACAAAAAACTATATCAGAAAGCTGTGTATAATAAAAGCTGGCTTGTTGATTTCTGGCAAAGAAGTAAAGTGCTTTTTGGTAAAGAAGGATTAATTATTTTGTATTACTACTATATTGGAGGCGAAAAAGCTATTGGTGACGTTTTTGCCATTTCTAAGATATTTTACTTTGAAACTTGGAAGTCTCATTTGAAGATGGCTGGAAGCTACTCTGAATTTATGGATTATTTAAACACTATTAAGCTTTGGATGAGTAAACGTGATTCACAAAATTGA
- a CDS encoding glycosyltransferase: MSKIFAQGFSIVLCTHNGQSRLSPTLAHLAKLQIPIGHNIELLVVNNGSTDQTESFTYTIWTALGAPFPLRLLAEPRTGKGYAVERGYDAALYSYILTVDDDNWLQADYLMEAASLLERHPDVGILQGKSIGAFETELPEWAHGLEVFFVLGSPIPETGYFPANDYHVWGAGMVIRTADWVQLRRLGFAFLTSKVPGKAAGEDHETAIALLLLGRKIYYSDKLQYQHFMPAKRITKENLKKNFNLWSYIMHYYFLYSIIIDSNKKSYRVTRAVLFRRILKRILGMISDYTLKQHLSYWVRPNQEFYQLRLYRDYNYCKWVIRLWGESLKDAIFLQSWMKNVIREEPVKFMMSDNPT, translated from the coding sequence ATGAGTAAAATCTTTGCGCAGGGATTTTCAATTGTGCTTTGCACGCATAATGGCCAAAGTCGGTTGTCACCGACTTTGGCGCATTTAGCGAAATTACAGATTCCAATAGGGCACAACATTGAACTGCTCGTCGTCAATAACGGGTCAACTGATCAGACTGAAAGCTTTACCTACACAATTTGGACGGCTCTAGGTGCTCCCTTTCCGCTGCGGCTACTGGCCGAGCCGCGCACCGGTAAGGGTTACGCCGTGGAGCGGGGCTACGACGCTGCCCTGTATTCCTACATCCTCACTGTTGACGATGACAACTGGCTCCAGGCAGATTATCTGATGGAAGCCGCCAGCTTGCTCGAGCGTCACCCCGACGTAGGTATCCTCCAAGGCAAAAGCATCGGCGCTTTCGAAACAGAGTTGCCCGAATGGGCGCACGGCCTTGAAGTCTTTTTCGTCCTAGGCAGTCCGATCCCAGAAACCGGCTATTTTCCGGCGAACGACTACCACGTGTGGGGGGCGGGCATGGTGATCCGCACCGCGGACTGGGTGCAACTGCGCCGGCTGGGCTTCGCCTTCCTGACCAGCAAAGTGCCCGGCAAAGCGGCGGGCGAAGACCACGAAACGGCCATTGCCCTGTTGCTGTTGGGGCGCAAGATCTACTACTCCGACAAGCTGCAGTATCAGCATTTTATGCCTGCGAAGCGGATAACTAAGGAGAATTTAAAAAAGAATTTTAATCTATGGAGCTATATAATGCATTACTACTTTCTTTATTCAATAATTATTGATTCAAATAAGAAGAGCTACAGGGTCACTAGAGCAGTGCTTTTTCGTAGGATTCTGAAGCGGATACTGGGTATGATATCCGACTATACTTTAAAGCAACACTTGTCTTACTGGGTCAGGCCTAATCAGGAATTTTATCAATTACGATTATACCGTGATTACAATTATTGTAAATGGGTGATTCGACTTTGGGGAGAATCCTTAAAGGATGCTATTTTTTTGCAATCCTGGATGAAAAATGTCATCAGAGAAGAACCGGTTAAGTTTATGATGTCGGATAATCCAACGTGA
- a CDS encoding glycosyltransferase, whose translation MISIVISTYRPRYLNKLKQNIDLTIGVEYEIIAIDNTGARMGLCELYNMGAKRAKYDIVCFMHEDIDIKTNNWGSKVIDIFSKHAHLGLLGVAGSGYKPAMPSGWFFPWINKRSLYINTLQRLNDTNKVDRTILNPNNEVLSKVVAVDGFWLCTKKDITLEIPFDQLTFKSFHCYDIDFSLSVYQKYDVAVTYEILIEHFSEGNFDTGWLIETIKLHKKWIDYLPINLVRFNSLDQVLTEEGAFYFILPLLNKDFALYKDVYELLWSRSVRSLLPLKSFLKLNFLLSTGFMKKMVAVNKK comes from the coding sequence ATGATATCAATAGTGATTTCAACGTATCGTCCGCGTTACCTAAATAAGTTAAAGCAAAACATTGATTTGACTATTGGTGTGGAGTATGAAATCATCGCTATAGATAACACCGGAGCACGAATGGGGTTATGCGAGCTTTATAATATGGGCGCCAAAAGGGCCAAATATGATATTGTTTGTTTTATGCATGAAGACATAGATATTAAGACTAACAATTGGGGGAGTAAAGTAATTGATATCTTTAGTAAGCATGCTCATCTAGGATTGTTGGGAGTAGCTGGTAGTGGTTATAAGCCAGCTATGCCCTCGGGCTGGTTCTTCCCTTGGATAAACAAAAGATCACTATACATAAACACATTGCAGCGATTGAATGATACCAATAAGGTTGACCGAACCATTCTCAATCCTAATAATGAAGTACTATCCAAGGTAGTTGCTGTAGATGGCTTCTGGCTATGTACTAAAAAAGATATAACTCTAGAAATTCCTTTCGATCAGTTAACCTTTAAAAGCTTCCACTGCTATGATATAGATTTTTCCTTAAGTGTTTATCAGAAGTATGATGTTGCTGTAACCTATGAGATTCTCATTGAGCATTTCTCAGAAGGTAACTTTGATACTGGCTGGCTTATAGAAACGATAAAGCTGCACAAAAAATGGATTGATTATTTGCCCATAAACTTAGTAAGATTTAATAGTCTTGATCAGGTTTTGACTGAAGAAGGAGCTTTTTACTTCATATTGCCTCTTTTAAACAAAGATTTTGCTCTATATAAAGATGTTTATGAGCTTCTTTGGAGTAGAAGTGTCAGGTCATTGTTGCCTTTAAAGAGCTTTCTAAAGCTTAACTTTCTGCTCTCAACAGGCTTCATGAAAAAAATGGTTGCCGTCAACAAAAAATAA